From Xenopus tropicalis strain Nigerian chromosome 3, UCB_Xtro_10.0, whole genome shotgun sequence, the proteins below share one genomic window:
- the fabp6 gene encoding gastrotropin yields the protein MAFTGKYEVESQENYDAFMKAIGIPAETIEKGRDFKFTTEVVQNGNTFTWSQIYPGHTMTNTFTIGQESDMETMSGKKFKAVVQLEGGKIIVDFGKYKHTSEIVGGKLVETSVAAGNTFTRISKRIA from the exons ATGGCTTTCACTGGAAAGTACGAAGTTGAGAGCCAAGAGAACTATGATGCTTTCATGAAGGCTATTG GCATCCCTGCTGAGACCATTGAAAAGGGAAGGGATTTCAAGTTCACCACGGAGGTTGTGCAAAATGGCAATACATTCACTTGGTCCCAGATCTACCCAGGCCACACCATGACCAACACTTTCACCATTGGACAGGAGTCTGATATGGAGACCATGAGCGGGAAAAAGTTTAAA GCAGTAGTTCAACTGGAAGGTGGAAAAATCATTGTGGACTTTGGGAAATACAAGCACACCTCTGAAATTGTGGGGGGGAAACTAGTGGAG ACATCGGTGGCTGCTGGAAATACTTTCACGAGAATCAGTAAGAGGATTGCATAA